A single Paenibacillus kribbensis DNA region contains:
- a CDS encoding glycosyltransferase family 4 protein, with translation MEIKVLFTFYIPSGGVETLNRQRCKVLIQDGIECHLLYYQQGTGMQNLNGDIPVFITSSEEEIRKLVEVYRYDAIIVSSDFPMLPKLRMLGYQGILIYESQGFGSYEEAALVVTNAVPYLQKYADAVLLPDTTHLVDLFSSMCPWLKRYVFPNVLDTSVFNYVPNTPPINPVIAWVGRLEPNKNWRHFVDISYWMLQKRPDLRIWMFYDDTLSQPEDQIQFENMLVQLGMSSIIERFKSVPHAKMPLYYSMIGDSGGYLLSTSLVEGFGYAVAEAMACRCPVLSSDSDGVQAFIDHNKTGKFYQQGDIQQAVLQGLELMHNVPQRKSIRRKGQARIVSLLAPRKYVRSFRQMMNSLGVR, from the coding sequence ATGGAGATCAAAGTTCTATTCACATTTTATATACCCAGCGGCGGCGTGGAAACCCTGAACCGCCAACGCTGTAAAGTGCTCATTCAGGACGGGATTGAATGTCACCTTCTCTATTATCAGCAGGGTACGGGAATGCAAAACCTGAACGGTGATATTCCAGTGTTTATAACTTCTTCGGAAGAAGAGATCCGGAAACTGGTGGAGGTTTATCGCTACGATGCAATTATCGTCTCTTCGGATTTTCCTATGCTCCCCAAACTGCGAATGTTAGGCTATCAGGGGATATTGATCTATGAATCGCAGGGCTTTGGCTCATATGAGGAGGCGGCATTAGTAGTCACGAATGCGGTTCCGTATCTTCAAAAATATGCCGATGCGGTGCTCCTGCCAGATACGACTCATTTAGTGGATCTATTCTCCAGCATGTGTCCGTGGCTCAAACGTTATGTGTTTCCAAACGTACTGGATACCAGCGTATTTAATTATGTACCTAACACTCCTCCGATCAATCCGGTCATTGCATGGGTTGGTCGGCTGGAGCCAAACAAGAACTGGAGGCATTTTGTCGATATCTCTTACTGGATGCTGCAAAAGCGTCCTGATCTTCGAATATGGATGTTTTATGATGATACCTTGTCTCAGCCCGAGGATCAGATACAATTTGAGAATATGCTGGTTCAACTCGGTATGTCCTCGATTATCGAGCGTTTTAAAAGCGTACCTCATGCCAAAATGCCTCTGTATTACTCCATGATTGGCGACTCCGGCGGTTACCTGCTGTCGACTTCGCTGGTGGAGGGCTTCGGCTATGCGGTAGCGGAGGCGATGGCCTGCCGTTGCCCGGTATTAAGCTCCGATTCAGACGGAGTACAAGCATTCATCGATCACAACAAAACCGGTAAATTTTATCAACAAGGAGACATCCAGCAGGCGGTATTGCAAGGACTGGAGCTGATGCACAACGTACCTCAACGCAAATCTATCCGCCGGAAGGGGCAGGCACGAATCGTCAGCCTGTTGGCACCACGCAAATATGTGCGCTCCTTCCGACAAATGATGAACTCACTAGGTGTGAGGTAA
- a CDS encoding B3/B4 domain-containing protein: MKFLVEDKVFETLDTVCFAVVIAHGIDNTVQNLKVQKLLEENMLLCQSSLEGVNVKEIESVLCYREAFRKLNVNPNKYMCSIEALLTRISKGKGMPNINTAVDLGNAVSLKYKIPIGAHDIDTMNGEMTLRFSEEQDFFLPFGSTEIESVDKNEIVYATGNSVRTRRWTWRQSEEGKITTQSKNIFFPIDGFSDTNMDNMLSAQKELGNMLKYELGCNVSIGWVDAKNKSFSINAI; the protein is encoded by the coding sequence ATGAAATTTCTAGTAGAAGACAAGGTTTTTGAAACACTGGATACAGTTTGTTTTGCCGTTGTAATTGCACATGGAATAGATAATACTGTGCAAAATTTGAAGGTTCAAAAGCTTTTGGAGGAAAATATGCTTTTGTGTCAATCCTCTCTTGAAGGAGTGAATGTGAAAGAAATAGAATCGGTATTATGCTACCGAGAGGCTTTCCGTAAACTTAATGTAAATCCAAATAAATACATGTGTTCTATCGAAGCATTATTGACGAGAATATCTAAGGGGAAAGGTATGCCAAACATTAACACGGCAGTTGATTTGGGTAATGCCGTATCACTTAAATATAAAATTCCGATTGGTGCACATGACATTGATACAATGAATGGAGAAATGACTTTGCGCTTTTCAGAGGAGCAAGATTTTTTCCTTCCATTTGGTAGTACAGAGATTGAGTCGGTAGATAAGAATGAAATTGTGTATGCTACTGGTAACTCAGTGAGAACGAGAAGATGGACATGGAGACAAAGTGAAGAGGGAAAAATCACTACTCAATCTAAAAATATTTTCTTTCCGATTGATGGCTTTTCTGATACCAATATGGATAACATGCTTTCTGCTCAAAAAGAACTGGGCAATATGCTTAAGTATGAACTTGGTTGTAATGTGAGTATCGGATGGGTGGATGCTAAGAATAAAAGCTTTAGCATAAATGCCATTTAA
- a CDS encoding DUF554 domain-containing protein: protein MIGTFVNIGTILVGSIVGSVIRKGLKEKYQNILYDAMGLAATGLGIHAVIKNMSNSTYPVLFIVSLAMGGILGTAIELDGKFNKLVEKYSKTDLGQGLSTAIMLFCLGTLSILGPIESALNQNDTYLFTNAALDLVTSLVLASTYGIGIALSALVLFIWQGSIFLLAHQVAPFLTPEFMTEVSIIGGFLILASGLSILKIKSFRTFNLLPSLLVPAVWFLLIHLF, encoded by the coding sequence GTGATTGGAACATTTGTAAATATCGGCACAATTCTTGTGGGAAGTATAGTGGGTAGTGTAATAAGAAAAGGACTTAAAGAAAAATATCAGAACATTCTTTATGATGCAATGGGACTTGCAGCAACAGGTCTGGGCATACATGCTGTCATAAAAAATATGTCCAACAGCACCTATCCTGTTTTGTTTATTGTAAGTCTTGCCATGGGTGGCATTTTAGGTACGGCCATAGAACTGGATGGCAAATTTAATAAGCTCGTGGAAAAATACTCCAAAACTGATCTTGGACAAGGTTTATCAACAGCTATTATGCTTTTCTGCCTTGGAACCTTGTCTATTCTCGGACCGATTGAAAGCGCGCTTAATCAGAACGACACTTATTTGTTTACTAATGCGGCATTAGATTTAGTTACTTCTCTTGTGTTGGCTTCAACTTATGGAATAGGTATTGCCTTGTCCGCATTGGTATTGTTTATCTGGCAGGGGAGTATTTTTCTTCTTGCCCATCAAGTTGCACCATTCCTTACACCTGAATTTATGACGGAAGTTTCCATTATTGGAGGTTTTCTTATTTTGGCTTCCGGGTTATCTATATTAAAAATCAAGTCATTCCGCACATTTAATCTATTGCCATCTTTGCTAGTTCCTGCTGTATGGTTTTTGCTTATTCATTTATTTTAG
- a CDS encoding MerR family transcriptional regulator, translated as MSDKDHKGSGKKALLTIGEMARLFHMNIRTLRYYNELGILKPEYVNPDTNYRYYSTNQFERLNTIKYLRALDVPLEKISNFFDEKDVNTMLSIFMEQRESVLKKQKQLAQIEKKITNRIEQIETALSASYGQVIVKYLPQREIVLLEKKFTLADDLELLIRDLSKEHCLDDAIFLGKVGVSVSQQDLIEGQFTHFSSIFVVVEAEDGFKDKDNVLSEGSYATVQYRGTHEDASPYYTLLLNYLKDSGFQIKGDSVEITIIDAGMTNDYNKFVTELQIPFQ; from the coding sequence ATGTCAGATAAAGATCATAAAGGATCTGGTAAAAAGGCTCTTTTAACCATTGGAGAAATGGCCCGGCTCTTTCACATGAATATCCGCACACTTCGATATTACAATGAACTAGGCATCCTAAAACCAGAATATGTAAATCCAGATACGAATTATCGCTACTATTCTACAAATCAGTTTGAGCGTTTGAATACAATAAAATATTTGCGTGCTTTAGATGTGCCACTAGAGAAAATATCTAATTTTTTCGATGAAAAAGATGTGAATACCATGTTGTCTATTTTTATGGAGCAGCGTGAGAGTGTCTTAAAAAAGCAAAAGCAATTAGCACAAATTGAAAAGAAAATTACAAACCGCATTGAACAGATAGAAACCGCTCTATCAGCATCATATGGTCAAGTCATAGTCAAGTATTTACCACAAAGAGAGATTGTATTATTAGAGAAAAAATTCACCCTTGCTGATGATTTAGAACTTCTTATTCGGGATTTAAGTAAAGAGCATTGTCTAGATGATGCCATTTTTCTTGGAAAAGTTGGTGTATCTGTTAGTCAGCAGGATTTGATCGAAGGACAATTTACACATTTTTCATCTATTTTTGTGGTCGTTGAGGCTGAGGACGGTTTCAAAGATAAAGATAACGTATTGTCGGAAGGCTCTTATGCAACTGTTCAATATAGGGGCACTCATGAGGATGCTTCGCCGTATTACACTTTGCTGCTAAATTATCTTAAAGATTCTGGCTTTCAAATTAAAGGGGATTCTGTAGAAATCACTATAATTGATGCAGGAATGACAAATGATTACAATAAATTCGTGACGGAATTGCAAATACCATTCCAATAA
- a CDS encoding ABC transporter ATP-binding protein, whose product MLKVQQVSKWYEGNRGVHKLDFEMQRGEIVGFLGPNGAGKTTTMRMITGYLQPSEGVITIDGIPIQDKGRQARSKIGYLPETPPLYGDMSVQSYLKFVASIRDVPAREQKLRISEMISRLGLNGREKQLVRSLSKGYKQRLGLAGAIIHNPDLLVLDEPTSGLDPNQILEIRQLIQEIGENHTVLLSTHILPEVDALCNRVLIIHEGELVLDGRPDALGDSMEDGFKVKVEIKGNREQVLDVLQAWGKVEIEPLASALPQDDTKQTAREQDLTEVLLTGASNEDFREELFYVLSEAKLPILEMKKEMLSLENIFQQLTTRETGTGQVDDQVVHGLSSTENAASTGANVEHEESASSGDKVGGDKDTGGNQS is encoded by the coding sequence GTGCTCAAGGTGCAACAGGTGAGCAAGTGGTATGAGGGCAACCGGGGCGTACATAAGCTGGATTTTGAAATGCAGCGCGGTGAAATTGTCGGTTTTTTGGGGCCCAATGGTGCGGGGAAAACGACGACGATGCGCATGATTACGGGGTATCTCCAACCCAGCGAGGGAGTGATTACGATTGATGGCATCCCGATTCAGGATAAGGGCAGACAGGCTCGTTCCAAAATCGGTTATTTGCCGGAGACGCCACCTTTGTATGGAGATATGTCGGTTCAATCCTATTTAAAATTTGTAGCCAGTATTCGGGACGTACCTGCGCGAGAGCAGAAGCTGCGTATTTCAGAAATGATTTCCCGTTTGGGGCTGAACGGGCGTGAAAAACAACTGGTTCGCAGTTTGTCCAAAGGGTATAAACAACGGTTGGGACTGGCGGGGGCGATTATCCATAACCCGGATTTGCTCGTGCTGGATGAACCGACTTCAGGCTTGGACCCTAATCAGATTTTGGAGATTCGTCAGCTTATTCAGGAGATTGGTGAAAATCATACGGTACTGCTCAGCACGCATATTTTGCCTGAGGTGGATGCTTTATGTAATCGGGTTCTCATCATCCATGAGGGTGAATTGGTGCTGGATGGGCGGCCTGATGCACTCGGCGATTCGATGGAGGATGGATTTAAGGTAAAGGTAGAAATCAAAGGAAATCGTGAGCAAGTGCTGGACGTCCTGCAGGCCTGGGGAAAAGTGGAGATCGAGCCTTTAGCATCAGCCTTGCCTCAAGACGATACGAAGCAGACTGCAAGAGAGCAGGATTTGACTGAGGTGCTGCTAACAGGCGCTTCCAATGAGGATTTCCGCGAAGAGCTGTTTTATGTGCTGTCTGAGGCGAAGCTTCCGATTTTGGAGATGAAAAAAGAGATGCTTAGTTTGGAAAATATTTTCCAGCAGTTGACGACTCGCGAGACGGGGACAGGTCAGGTCGACGATCAAGTGGTTCATGGCTTATCTTCTACGGAGAATGCTGCATCCACAGGCGCTAATGTAGAACATGAAGAGTCCGCGTCCAGCGGTGACAAGGTCGGAGGAGACAAGGATACAGGAGGTAATCAGTCATGA
- a CDS encoding ABC transporter permease, producing the protein MRRLFAVCQKELQAYLWTPTTYFALAVYMLLTGLLFYTNFVMYQPSILDYRLVLGDTLSMLVFVVPLLTMRLVAEEFRQGTDELLLTSPVSVTEIIIGKFLASLGMLFILVLCSLAYPVVMSFYGSLDWTLVFTSVIGLFMLGAAMMAIGLFASTLSQHQMMSAVVSFIILLVFWMLDSFGGQTGAAATVQQWLEPFSLTARFDSFTKGLLNGADVLYYVTIAALFLLFSIQVVERKRWR; encoded by the coding sequence ATGAGGCGTTTGTTCGCGGTCTGTCAAAAAGAACTGCAGGCCTATTTGTGGACACCCACGACGTATTTTGCGCTGGCAGTGTACATGCTGCTGACGGGGTTGCTTTTTTATACGAACTTTGTTATGTATCAGCCGAGTATTCTGGACTATCGGTTAGTGCTTGGTGATACGCTGTCCATGCTGGTGTTTGTCGTTCCGCTGCTCACGATGCGGCTGGTTGCGGAGGAATTCAGGCAGGGGACAGATGAACTGCTGCTTACCTCACCTGTAAGTGTGACGGAAATAATTATAGGTAAATTTTTGGCGTCGCTGGGTATGCTGTTCATTTTGGTGCTGTGCAGTCTGGCGTATCCGGTCGTGATGTCCTTTTATGGGTCGCTGGACTGGACGCTGGTGTTTACATCTGTGATCGGTCTGTTTATGCTGGGCGCAGCCATGATGGCGATCGGCTTGTTCGCTTCGACGCTTTCACAGCATCAGATGATGTCGGCGGTCGTCAGCTTTATTATTTTACTTGTGTTTTGGATGCTGGATTCGTTTGGTGGACAAACGGGCGCAGCTGCGACGGTACAGCAATGGCTGGAGCCTTTTTCACTAACCGCACGGTTTGACAGTTTCACCAAAGGATTGCTGAACGGAGCCGATGTGTTGTACTACGTAACGATAGCGGCACTCTTTTTGCTGTTCAGTATCCAGGTCGTCGAACGAAAACGGTGGAGGTGA
- a CDS encoding GldG family protein, protein MKKWLGHTNSVVLSVAAAGIFILLTLFLRSLGGFQLDLTAGKQYTLSDQTLTAIQGVKEEVRMIAFTVSTSQNQKLNRDVTDMLGEYAKRNSKLKVEQYDLNQEPVLAKQYGVNAASIVLVQGEKKRVIDIGSLFTQAQGSGEGAYQFTGEEKLTSGLLGLSSTRQGKVVFLTGHEEIPLSQMTELSGSLAQDNVKTEEVQLNRAGSVPKDASVLAIVGPQRDISTTELKSIRTYLNGGGKLFMALGFHPNMGSDWKNLDALATDYGVKDTHAIVVDQEQTNTLGPLWTVPAFGSHAITDKLAASNLYPVLSLSIALQAGEQKNWQTTSLLKSSAASYGETNIQGLLNNETQKDAKDPQGPLDLGYAVAGKDGKPKAVILGTSALLSDTEISTGGNRDFVLNSLNYVQEHSDGLTIRPRQEQNYKVAYLTPVQAKTILTISVIGLPLLFAVIGILLWWRRRRA, encoded by the coding sequence ATGAAAAAATGGCTGGGTCATACAAATAGTGTGGTGCTATCGGTTGCAGCTGCAGGTATTTTTATTTTGCTGACGTTATTTCTGCGTTCGTTGGGAGGCTTTCAGCTGGATTTGACGGCAGGCAAGCAGTATACGCTGTCTGACCAGACGTTAACGGCTATTCAGGGAGTGAAGGAAGAGGTACGAATGATTGCCTTTACCGTATCCACTTCACAAAATCAGAAGCTGAACCGGGATGTTACAGATATGCTGGGTGAATACGCGAAGCGTAACAGCAAGCTCAAGGTCGAGCAATACGATCTGAATCAGGAACCAGTGCTGGCCAAGCAATATGGTGTTAACGCAGCATCTATTGTGTTGGTGCAGGGTGAAAAGAAACGGGTAATAGATATTGGGAGTCTATTTACGCAAGCACAGGGGAGTGGTGAAGGAGCTTACCAGTTTACGGGTGAAGAAAAGCTGACCAGTGGACTTTTGGGGCTGTCCTCTACTCGTCAGGGAAAAGTGGTTTTTCTGACCGGACATGAGGAAATTCCTTTATCTCAAATGACCGAACTCAGCGGATCATTGGCACAGGATAATGTAAAAACAGAAGAAGTACAGCTCAATCGGGCTGGCAGTGTGCCTAAAGATGCATCTGTGTTGGCTATTGTCGGGCCACAAAGGGATATTAGCACAACAGAGCTGAAGAGTATCCGTACGTATCTGAACGGCGGTGGAAAGCTTTTTATGGCGTTGGGCTTTCATCCGAATATGGGATCCGACTGGAAAAACCTTGATGCCCTGGCAACGGATTATGGAGTGAAGGATACGCATGCGATTGTGGTGGATCAGGAGCAGACGAATACGCTTGGGCCTCTCTGGACGGTTCCTGCCTTCGGCAGTCATGCAATCACCGATAAGCTGGCAGCCTCCAATCTGTACCCGGTTCTTTCGCTGTCTATTGCTTTACAGGCGGGAGAGCAAAAGAATTGGCAGACTACGTCTTTGCTAAAATCTTCTGCCGCCAGCTATGGTGAAACGAATATTCAGGGGCTGCTGAACAACGAAACGCAGAAGGATGCCAAGGACCCGCAGGGGCCGCTTGATCTGGGTTACGCGGTAGCTGGGAAAGACGGCAAGCCCAAAGCGGTGATTCTCGGAACGTCTGCGCTTCTAAGCGACACCGAGATCAGCACGGGAGGAAATCGGGATTTTGTGCTGAACAGTCTGAATTATGTGCAGGAACACTCGGATGGACTTACCATTCGGCCTCGTCAGGAGCAGAATTACAAGGTAGCCTATTTGACTCCCGTGCAAGCGAAAACGATATTGACCATATCCGTCATCGGATTGCCGTTGCTGTTCGCGGTCATCGGAATCTTATT